A single window of Solanum dulcamara chromosome 5, daSolDulc1.2, whole genome shotgun sequence DNA harbors:
- the LOC129889466 gene encoding peroxidase 16-like has protein sequence MDRLISSSQFLHLVLLLLFIISNTSCINAQLHRDFYRDSCPNVESIVQSAVEQKYRQTVITAAATLRLFFHDCFIQGCDASIILRSSGNNTAEKDHPDNMSLAGDGYDTVIKAKAAVDNVPACKNKVSCADILAMATRDVIALAGGPHYTVELGRRDGRISSQNSVHNNLPHSDFNLKKLLPMFASRGLSIRHLIALSGAHTLGFSHCNQFSSRIYSFNSKRKVDPTIDADYATELQEMCPQNASPRVVIPLDPDTPQVFDNMYFKNLQRGKGLFTSDQTLYTKMGSRRVVNMFASNKTAFERVFIAAMTKLGRFGVKTGNHGEIRKDCAVVN, from the exons ATGGATAGGTTGATCAGTAGTAGCCAGTTTCTTCACTTAGTCCTCCTCCTACTCTTTATCATTTCCAATACAAGTTGTATTAATGCTCAGCTCCATCGAGATTTTTATCGGGATTCGTGTCCAAACGTGGAGTCCATCGTCCAATCAGCAGTTGAGCAGAAGTACAGACAAACTGTTATTACAGCAGCTGCAACTCTTAGACTCTTCTTCCATGATTGCTTTATTCAG GGTTGTGATGCTTCCATCATACTGAGATCCTCAGGAAATAACACAGCAGAAAAGGATCATCCAGACAATATGTCACTTGCTGGAGATGGATATGACACTGTTATTAAAGCTAAAGCTGCAGTTGATAATGTCCCTGCttgcaagaacaaagtctcatGTGCTGACATCTTAGCCATGGCCACAAGAGATGTCATTGCATTA GCAGGAGGACCACATTATACTGTTGAATTGGGAAGGAGGGACGGCAGAATTTCTTCACAAAATAGTGTACATAACAATTTACCTCACTCTGACTTTAACTTGAAGAAGCTCCTTCCTATGTTTGCCTCTCGTGGTCTCTCTATCAGGCATTTGATTGCCCTCTCTG GAGCACATACACTAGGATTTTCACACTGCAACCAGTTCTCAAGCAGGATATACAGCTTTAACAGCAAACGCAAGGTTGATCCAACAATTGATGCAGACTATGCTACGGAACTCCAAGAGATGTGCCCACAGAATGCATCTCCTAGAGTTGTCATCCCCTTGGATCCAGACACCCCTCAAGTGTTTGATAACATGTATTTCAAGAATCTTCAGAGGGGTAAAGGGCTGTTCACTTCAGACCAGACACTGTATACTAAAATGGGATCAAGGAGAGTAGTGAACATGTTTGCATCAAACAAGACAGCTTTTGAAAGGGTCTTCATTGCTGCCATGACAAAGCTTGGAAGGTTCGGGGTCAAAACTGGAAATCATGGTGAGATTCGAAAAGATTGTGCTGTAGTGAACTAA